The following proteins come from a genomic window of Mariniflexile sp. TRM1-10:
- a CDS encoding GNAT family N-acetyltransferase encodes MTKKIRYKRSSFLIDQIVNNEALPACYSEIQNTIALDIAFENKNKTPHTNNETLKSTFDVPSYIKPVLNKQLCTYNELIAPLYAGYLINLSTYANFQDYINKKVRKARWSQLRRYKKRLDLCLQPTYTTYYGNNLDKNEYDKLFKTLHVITEQRFQQKEEFNFEVPFLELYQQIMYPLIQDKKAAIFVIYHQDKPINITLNFIMGNTFFHWNSCYDIKYAVFNLGHINIVNHLEWCFNNNFKVFDMGRGDFLHKRKWVDTTYLYNEHVVYNKKSVMATLTAYCKTGRIAVRYYSIQALKKIKLQILYSKFVHLKYRWLTKKDLNNATASIKVNNNATMPNTANLITINPFDSKYEPLTEALNYFLHRNQERFSDVKVYNEDKRPNKFYFKGLKKIISVQIVAKS; translated from the coding sequence ATGACAAAAAAAATACGCTATAAACGCTCTAGTTTCTTAATAGACCAGATAGTGAACAACGAGGCGCTACCCGCATGCTATAGCGAAATACAAAACACCATAGCGCTCGATATAGCCTTTGAAAATAAAAACAAAACACCTCATACCAATAATGAAACCCTAAAAAGCACTTTTGATGTGCCCAGTTATATAAAACCCGTTTTAAACAAGCAATTGTGCACCTATAATGAACTAATAGCGCCCTTGTATGCGGGTTACTTAATAAACTTAAGCACTTACGCCAACTTTCAAGACTATATAAATAAAAAAGTTAGAAAAGCCCGATGGTCACAACTTAGACGCTACAAAAAACGCCTCGACCTATGTTTACAACCTACATATACAACCTATTATGGCAATAATTTAGACAAAAACGAATACGATAAATTATTTAAAACCCTGCATGTTATTACCGAGCAAAGGTTCCAACAAAAAGAAGAGTTCAATTTTGAAGTGCCGTTCCTCGAGCTGTACCAACAAATAATGTACCCATTAATACAAGATAAAAAAGCAGCAATCTTTGTTATTTACCATCAAGACAAACCAATTAACATAACCCTTAACTTTATAATGGGAAACACATTTTTTCATTGGAACAGCTGTTATGATATTAAGTATGCCGTTTTTAACTTAGGGCATATCAATATAGTAAACCACCTAGAATGGTGTTTTAACAATAATTTTAAGGTGTTTGATATGGGGCGTGGTGACTTTTTACACAAACGAAAATGGGTAGATACCACCTATCTTTACAACGAGCATGTGGTTTATAATAAAAAATCGGTAATGGCCACACTAACCGCCTATTGTAAAACGGGCCGTATCGCTGTGAGGTATTACAGCATCCAAGCATTAAAAAAAATAAAACTACAAATACTTTATAGTAAATTTGTGCATTTGAAGTACCGCTGGTTAACAAAAAAGGATTTAAATAATGCAACAGCAAGCATAAAAGTAAATAATAATGCCACCATGCCTAACACAGCAAATTTAATAACAATCAACCCTTTCGATTCAAAATACGAACCACTAACCGAAGCACTAAATTATTTTTTACACCGAAACCAAGAACGATTTTCAGATGTAAAAGTATACAATGAAGACAAACGCCCTAACAAATTCTATTTCAAAGGTCTAAAAAAAATAATATCAGTTCAAATAGTTGCCAAGTCATGA
- a CDS encoding GNAT family N-acetyltransferase: protein MPSLTKLTFLKSWLADNNLPACYGAMYLGNTLLYKNTEHQHTNTAQLQIVQDVPDYLTINVRENSGIKLKTVQTLKGHVVELETFKTLNDYLLQNFNAKNRNNLKRYVKKLETCFPITYKVFFGAMDRQEYDALFVALEALLIRRFQQKQEANYELQHLEEFHKTIYQLVLDKKANMFVIYDAHTPISIRINLFNNNLGYYIISAYDIDYSKFHLGAIDMLKNIEWCITKNYKLYDLLKGYNNYKSKWATQVHFYNTYILYNPKQLNAVCTANYQAFKEKCRYKLYHFYLNNKISAHHKRLKKQLFRFTHQENPDSNFKISIETTTLATGNLKPIDIRDDKAYHFLKNSVYNFLYETNTPINAVKVFIEANNPNCFIVQGRNKNQKITITNKTKVN, encoded by the coding sequence ATGCCTAGCCTAACAAAACTTACATTTTTAAAATCGTGGCTCGCCGACAACAACCTACCAGCTTGCTACGGAGCCATGTATCTAGGCAATACCCTACTGTATAAAAACACGGAACATCAACACACCAATACGGCGCAGCTGCAAATAGTACAAGATGTACCAGACTATTTAACTATAAATGTCCGTGAAAATAGCGGTATTAAACTAAAAACCGTTCAAACACTAAAAGGCCATGTAGTAGAATTGGAAACCTTTAAAACCCTAAATGATTATTTACTACAAAACTTTAACGCCAAAAACAGGAATAATTTAAAACGCTACGTAAAGAAATTGGAAACCTGCTTTCCCATTACCTATAAAGTTTTTTTTGGTGCTATGGATAGACAGGAATATGATGCCCTTTTTGTAGCCTTGGAAGCCCTGTTAATTAGGCGATTTCAACAAAAGCAAGAAGCCAATTACGAACTGCAGCATTTAGAGGAATTCCATAAAACCATATACCAATTGGTTCTGGATAAAAAAGCAAACATGTTTGTCATTTACGATGCCCACACCCCTATTAGCATTCGCATAAATTTATTTAATAACAACTTGGGCTATTACATCATTAGTGCCTACGATATCGACTACTCCAAATTTCATTTAGGAGCCATCGATATGCTTAAAAATATTGAGTGGTGCATCACTAAAAACTATAAACTATACGATTTATTAAAAGGCTATAATAACTACAAAAGCAAATGGGCAACACAGGTGCATTTTTATAACACGTACATCCTGTACAACCCAAAACAACTAAATGCGGTTTGTACAGCCAATTACCAAGCTTTTAAAGAAAAATGCCGCTACAAACTCTACCACTTCTATTTAAATAACAAGATAAGCGCACACCATAAACGTTTAAAAAAACAACTGTTTCGTTTTACACATCAGGAAAACCCCGACAGCAACTTTAAAATAAGCATAGAAACCACAACCCTAGCAACAGGAAACCTAAAACCTATTGACATTAGAGATGATAAAGCCTACCATTTTTTAAAAAATAGCGTTTATAATTTTTTATACGAAACCAACACCCCAATCAATGCGGTTAAAGTTTTTATCGAAGCTAACAATCCAAACTGTTTTATAGTCCAAGGACGTAACAAAAATCAAAAAATAACAATAACCAATAAAACTAAAGTAAATTAA
- a CDS encoding GNAT family N-acetyltransferase, giving the protein MPKWLQYIKAKPINFLTVLLLERTASTYYQTIAIKDSKIKNNETQGKTTEAILTNACWMVFDVPNYLETTPYSNTKSITLNTFTGTSINLKNYKNFKDYMECKFSAKRRAQFRTFEKRLNQSFNISYKTIYGNTTPQEFNTLFNQLYKMLETRFVEKQMVNDEIPYWEYYREKIYPLIQNKEAFLSVIYADETPISISINMISGKAVYGYLKSYDTNFSKFSIGFLDLIKVTQWAFENNLEVFDFLKGHYDYKSKWTDTEYHFQKQIVYNPKSAVATTVAWYNAFKIKGFYAMVSVLKTLQVHKLLKKGIQWKYNLTHRNNNNHNKQFTVLETLPITYLENYNALKLIDINQQPFTFLKKPVCDFLFNQQDHIANIKVFTNDEKQQTFAITGTKNFQIISHA; this is encoded by the coding sequence ATGCCAAAGTGGTTACAGTATATAAAAGCAAAACCCATTAACTTCCTAACGGTTTTACTGCTAGAGCGAACAGCCTCTACATACTACCAAACCATTGCCATTAAGGATTCCAAAATCAAAAATAACGAAACACAAGGCAAAACCACCGAAGCCATTTTAACAAATGCCTGTTGGATGGTTTTTGATGTACCCAACTACCTGGAAACAACACCCTATAGCAATACAAAAAGCATAACATTAAATACCTTTACAGGAACCTCGATAAATCTTAAAAATTACAAAAATTTTAAAGACTATATGGAATGTAAGTTTAGTGCAAAGCGCAGAGCCCAATTTAGAACCTTCGAAAAGCGACTAAACCAATCATTCAACATTTCCTATAAAACAATTTATGGCAATACCACGCCACAGGAGTTTAACACCCTATTCAACCAGCTGTATAAAATGCTAGAAACCCGCTTTGTTGAAAAACAAATGGTGAATGATGAAATACCCTATTGGGAATATTATAGAGAAAAAATATACCCATTAATACAAAACAAGGAAGCGTTTCTATCGGTCATTTATGCCGATGAAACCCCCATAAGCATAAGCATAAACATGATAAGTGGTAAGGCGGTGTACGGATATTTAAAATCGTATGACACCAATTTTTCTAAATTTTCAATAGGCTTTTTAGATTTGATAAAAGTAACCCAATGGGCCTTTGAAAACAACTTGGAAGTATTCGACTTTTTAAAAGGACATTACGATTATAAATCCAAATGGACTGATACCGAATATCATTTTCAAAAACAAATAGTTTACAACCCTAAATCGGCAGTAGCAACCACAGTAGCATGGTACAATGCCTTTAAAATAAAAGGATTTTACGCCATGGTTTCGGTTTTAAAAACACTGCAGGTTCATAAATTACTTAAAAAAGGTATCCAATGGAAATACAACCTAACGCACAGAAACAATAACAACCACAACAAACAGTTCACCGTTTTAGAAACGCTGCCCATAACATATTTAGAAAACTACAACGCACTAAAGCTTATAGATATAAACCAACAACCGTTTACCTTTTTAAAAAAGCCGGTATGCGATTTCCTGTTTAACCAGCAAGACCATATTGCCAACATCAAGGTTTTTACAAACGACGAAAAACAGCAAACCTTTGCCATTACAGGAACCAAAAACTTCCAAATAATAAGCCATGCCTAG
- a CDS encoding GNAT family N-acetyltransferase, with protein MLLSKLFNTKYLAYELFLNDELSDLYVPHILNKKTNTEIKESITSKNTAVKLLTIVCDMPSYLQIQSANTNKKLGQLNIKQYKGFLVNLSNHSTVTSYMDTHLSKRNKKNLFSKQRKLELNHQIRYEVFTGIMEKKEYDYIFEVFYNLLKERFKEKKIYNRYLPKWSALQASSYEKIVNKKASLHVIFDKDKPISITLNYHLADITFSHIQAYDINYSNYNLGDISIYKQLEWCILNDKTIFDLSIGKTDYKSKWCNETYVLNYHIFYKKHIVLPVMLAYATKMELLTKQFLRDKTFIGNKWSIDKIKYRLN; from the coding sequence ATGCTACTAAGTAAATTATTTAATACAAAATACCTTGCTTACGAGTTATTCTTAAATGATGAACTTAGTGATTTATATGTGCCACATATTTTAAATAAAAAAACCAATACAGAAATAAAAGAGTCCATTACCAGTAAAAATACAGCGGTTAAACTGTTAACAATTGTGTGCGATATGCCATCTTATTTACAAATTCAATCCGCAAACACCAATAAAAAGCTAGGCCAATTAAACATAAAACAATACAAAGGGTTTTTGGTTAACTTATCCAACCACAGCACGGTAACATCCTATATGGATACGCATTTAAGCAAACGAAACAAAAAAAACCTGTTTTCAAAGCAAAGAAAGTTAGAGCTTAACCATCAAATTAGATATGAGGTTTTTACGGGTATCATGGAAAAAAAGGAATACGATTATATTTTTGAGGTCTTCTATAACTTATTAAAAGAAAGGTTTAAAGAAAAAAAAATATACAACAGATACCTCCCCAAATGGAGTGCGCTACAAGCGAGCAGCTACGAGAAAATTGTAAACAAAAAAGCATCCTTACATGTTATTTTCGATAAAGACAAGCCCATCAGTATTACCCTAAATTACCACCTTGCCGATATTACCTTTAGCCACATACAGGCCTATGACATTAACTATTCCAATTACAATTTGGGAGATATTAGCATATACAAACAATTGGAATGGTGCATATTAAATGATAAAACAATTTTCGACCTATCCATAGGTAAAACCGATTATAAATCAAAGTGGTGCAACGAAACCTATGTTTTAAACTACCATATTTTTTATAAAAAACACATCGTACTCCCCGTCATGTTGGCGTATGCAACTAAAATGGAATTACTCACGAAGCAGTTTTTAAGAGATAAAACCTTTATTGGCAACAAATGGTCCATAGATAAAATTAAATACCGTTTAAACTAA
- a CDS encoding MBOAT family O-acyltransferase — protein sequence MARATARVRKYYLALSIAVNIGMLCTFKYLAFFSNTINQLLVFLGMGHSSTNAIDTYNFSQLLLPIGISFYTFQTLSYTIDVYRRKIEPETHLGWFALYVCFFPQLVAGPIERASRLLPQLKRQTQLHLPNIKQGLVTMAWGFFLKVVVADRLGVYVDEAFENAQSPHGIALFLGALFFCFQIYFDFSAYTAIAIGTAKTLNIDLMQNFNRPFFSTSARQFWKRWHISFMHWLRDYLYQPLVKNYKLSRVTAILIVFFVNGLWHGANWTFVVWSLLNAVLLIIEVSTNKIRQQLIKKLKLPQKVVAFLGWAIVGGYLMLSLVFFRATSIEHAVVYIKSMFQFGSLHINILNNYIELAICLVLIILVQTVHYFKGNNKIHELVIGKPTYIRWSIYISFIAIISLFAINRQNTFIYFQF from the coding sequence ATGGCACGTGCAACAGCACGCGTTAGAAAATACTACTTGGCGTTAAGCATTGCTGTTAATATTGGAATGCTTTGCACATTTAAGTACCTAGCCTTTTTTTCCAATACCATCAACCAACTCCTTGTATTTTTAGGAATGGGCCATAGCAGTACCAATGCCATTGATACCTATAACTTTAGCCAATTATTACTGCCTATTGGCATTAGTTTTTACACCTTTCAAACCCTTAGCTATACCATCGATGTATACCGCCGAAAAATAGAACCCGAAACCCACTTGGGCTGGTTTGCATTGTATGTGTGCTTTTTTCCACAATTGGTAGCAGGACCTATCGAACGCGCATCACGTTTGCTGCCACAATTAAAACGGCAAACACAACTACATTTACCAAACATAAAACAAGGGCTGGTAACCATGGCATGGGGATTTTTTCTAAAAGTAGTGGTAGCAGACCGTTTGGGAGTTTACGTGGACGAAGCTTTTGAAAACGCCCAATCACCCCATGGCATTGCCTTATTTTTGGGAGCACTATTTTTTTGCTTTCAAATCTATTTCGATTTTTCAGCCTATACAGCCATTGCCATAGGTACTGCCAAAACATTAAACATCGATTTAATGCAAAATTTTAACCGACCATTCTTTTCCACATCGGCAAGGCAATTTTGGAAACGATGGCACATATCCTTTATGCATTGGCTACGCGATTATTTATACCAACCACTGGTTAAAAATTACAAATTAAGCAGGGTAACCGCTATTCTGATAGTCTTTTTTGTTAACGGTCTGTGGCATGGTGCCAATTGGACCTTTGTCGTATGGAGCTTGCTAAATGCCGTACTGCTCATTATAGAAGTTAGCACAAATAAAATAAGGCAGCAACTTATAAAAAAGCTAAAACTGCCCCAAAAAGTGGTGGCCTTTTTAGGATGGGCAATCGTTGGTGGCTACTTAATGCTCTCGCTGGTATTTTTCCGAGCCACAAGTATAGAGCACGCGGTGGTGTATATAAAAAGCATGTTTCAATTTGGCAGTTTACACATTAACATACTTAACAACTATATAGAGCTTGCAATTTGCTTGGTGCTAATAATATTGGTACAAACGGTTCATTACTTTAAAGGAAACAATAAAATACACGAACTGGTTATTGGAAAACCCACATACATAAGATGGAGTATTTACATAAGTTTTATAGCTATAATAAGCCTATTTGCTATAAACAGGCAAAACACGTTTATCTATTTTCAATTTTAA
- a CDS encoding GIY-YIG nuclease family protein: MRIYYVYILKCADETYYTGFTSNLEKRIIEHTAGKHSDSYTYSRRPIKLMFYAEFTEPNMAIDTEKQIKKWSRAKKEALINNEFDKLPNLAKKKFNSK; this comes from the coding sequence ATGAGAATCTACTATGTATACATTTTAAAATGCGCAGACGAAACCTACTATACAGGATTCACCTCAAATCTTGAAAAAAGGATAATAGAACACACCGCTGGAAAGCACTCAGACAGCTATACATACTCAAGAAGACCTATAAAACTCATGTTTTACGCAGAATTTACAGAACCAAATATGGCTATTGACACTGAAAAGCAAATTAAAAAATGGTCTAGAGCAAAAAAAGAAGCTTTAATAAATAATGAATTTGACAAGTTGCCAAATCTTGCTAAGAAAAAATTTAACTCCAAATAG